A genomic region of Bdellovibrio sp. GT3 contains the following coding sequences:
- a CDS encoding TIGR02147 family protein, with protein MGYIWSIMKSTYRSILIEELRKRQRKNPSYSLRAFARDIGVSVSRLSEVLNSKAGLSDSRAALIAEKLQLKGKERAYFIDLVQAEHARSKIAKKSAAERLKSHRMGSQKIADEDFHLIADWQNLAVLELIDLPEMNHNHVEIANRLKISVGEAEATIDRLMQVGLLKEENGKWKPSDPDSTTSSDVPSTAIQNFHRQMLGRAQRSLQVDPVETRDLSSVVFGVDADQLAYAKERIREFRRMLSQELAAMPGKNKVYSMSIQLFELKGDEA; from the coding sequence ATGGGATACATCTGGTCCATTATGAAGAGCACTTACAGAAGCATTTTGATTGAAGAACTTCGCAAGCGACAACGCAAGAATCCATCTTATTCATTGCGTGCTTTCGCGCGGGATATCGGTGTTTCAGTTTCCCGTCTAAGTGAAGTTTTGAATTCCAAAGCCGGTTTATCCGATTCGCGAGCAGCATTGATCGCTGAAAAATTGCAGCTCAAAGGAAAAGAACGGGCGTACTTCATTGACCTTGTTCAGGCGGAACATGCTCGCAGTAAGATTGCAAAAAAATCTGCGGCAGAACGTTTGAAATCCCATCGTATGGGTTCTCAAAAAATTGCTGATGAAGACTTTCATCTGATCGCGGATTGGCAGAATCTGGCCGTCCTGGAATTGATCGATCTTCCAGAAATGAATCATAACCATGTTGAAATCGCCAACCGATTGAAAATCTCAGTGGGCGAGGCGGAAGCGACGATTGATCGCTTGATGCAGGTGGGCTTGCTGAAGGAAGAAAACGGCAAATGGAAGCCTTCGGATCCTGATTCGACGACATCCTCAGACGTACCTTCAACGGCGATTCAGAATTTCCATCGCCAGATGCTGGGCCGAGCACAGCGCTCATTGCAAGTGGATCCGGTGGAAACTCGTGACTTGTCTTCAGTGGTTTTCGGCGTGGATGCTGATCAACTGGCCTATGCCAAAGAACGTATCCGTGAATTCCGTCGTATGTTGTCTCAGGAGCTGGCAGCAATGCCGGGCAAGAACAAAGTCTACAGCATGTCCATTCAGTTGTTTGAGCTTAAAGGGGATGAAGCGTGA